The sequence ACTCGATTCATCCCCCGTATACAGAGAAGGCCTGGATCGAATCGAGGAAGGAAACTGATGTCCGGAGTGCAGGATCGTGTTGTCGTCGTCACCGGAGCCGGTGGTGGGTTGGGCCGCGAATACGCCCTGACCTTGGCCCGCGAAGGGGCCTGCGTGGTGGTCAACGATCTCGGGGGTGCCCGCGACGGCACCGGCGCCGGGCACAACATGGCCGACCACGTCGTCGCTGAGATCAAGGAGGCCGGCGGCCGGGCCGTCGCCAACTACGACAGCGTCGCCGACGCCGATGGCGCGGCCAACATCATAAAGACTGCGATCGACGAGTTCGGGAAGGTCGACGGCGTGGTCAGCAACGCCGGCATCCTGCGCGACGGCACCTTCCACAAGATGACGTCGGAGAACTGGGACGCGGTGCTGCAGGTGCACCTCTACGGCGGCTACAACGTGGTGCGGGCGGCGTGGCCGCACTTCCGTGAGCAGAGCTACGGCCGCGTGGTCGTCGCCACCTCCACCAGCGGGCTGTTCGGCAACTTCGGGCAGGCCAACTACGGCGCGGCCAAGCTCGGCCTGGTCGGCATGATCAACACGCTGGCCATCGAGGGCGCCAAGTACAACATCAAGGCCAACGCGATCGCCCCCATCGCGGCGACCCGGATGACCGAGGACATCCTGCCGCCGGAGGTGCTGGCCAAGCTGAAGCCCGAATACGTCGCACCGGTGGTCGCCTACCTGTGCACCGAAGAGGTCGCCGAGACCGGCTCGGTGTTCATCGCCGGCGGCGGCAAGGTGCAGCGGACGGCGCTGTTCGAGAACGCCGGCGCCACCTTTGAGAACCCGCCGTCGGTCGAGGAGATCGCGGCGCAGTGGTCGACGATCACCGACCTTTCGGCGGCCAAGTCGGCCAGCTTCTCGCTGTAGCGGCCGGCCGGATTCGGGACGTGGCGCGCTGCTCCTAGCCGAGCAGCGCGCCGCGCAGCCCGTCTCGGTCGGCGTCGGTGACTCCGGAGGCCCGCAGGAAGCCGTCGAGGGAGCCGAAGTTCTCCTCGATCGAGCGTTCGGCGGCATCCAGGTAGTCAGCGCGCACACCGAGCACCTCGTCGGAGAGGCGCGCTTCGGTGAAGGTCAGCACCTCAGGGGTGATCTCCGCCTCGGGCCGTGACCGGATCATCTCCATGATCCGGTCACGCAACACCGGCACCGCGGCGTTGCTGCGCAGATAGTCCGCGATGACGGCATCGCGGTCCACCCCGGCCGCCCGCAGCACCACCGCGACGACGAAGCCGGTGCGGTCCTTACCGGCGAAGCAGTGGGTCAGCACCGGCCGGCCTTCTGCCAGCAGCGACACCACCCGCTGCACCGCCCGGCGGGATCCGGCGAGCGTGGGGAAGCGTTCGTACTCCTCGAGCATGTAGCGGGCGGCGACATCGGCGGCGGAATCCTCGTCGGGCTTCTCGGCCATCATGTTGCGGAACGCATCCTCGTGCGGAGCCGAGCTGTCCGGTGATTGGTCACCGGCCAGATCCGGGAATGGCAGCAGGTGGATGCCGACACCGTCGGGCACCAGCCCCGGGCCCCGGCGGGTGACTTCGCGCGGAGATCGCAGGTCGGCCACGTCAGCGACCCCGAGCCGCCGCAGTTCTTCGCGGCCCTGTTCCTCGAGGCGACTCAGTTCGCTGGACCGGAACAAGCGGCCCGGGAGCAGCGCGCCGGTGGTCTGCGAAACATCGCGAAAATTCCACGCCCCGGGCAGATTCGGCTGGGAGGTCACTCGGCCACGATAGGACACCACGCTGGCAGCGCTGCGGATCAGACGTGAAACGACCCCTGATCCGCGTGAATCAGGGGTCGCCAGCGAGGTTCGTTGTGGCCGTTTAGATCGGCGGGTAGTTCTGCGGGGGGTAGCCGCCGCCACCGTCGACGCCACGAAGGCCCCACGTGAGGTACTTGAAGAAGAACTCGGCCTCGTCGCTCAGCTCGTAATCCGGATTCGGATCGTAACCGTAACCAGGACCCATGTCGTCAACCCCTTAGTTTGGATTTCCACCAGTTTAGTCGGCCCGTCAACGCCGTAACAGCGGACTGCCTAGAATCCTTCCAACCAGTTGATTGACACGCCGATGACACCGGCCTGGCCGAAGAGTGAGGGACATGGCAAACGGCAAGGCTACGCCGGGGGGATCGTCCCAGAGCCCGTCTCGTCGCGAGGAGTTGCTCGCGGTCGCTACCAAGTTGTTCGCCGCCCGCGGCTACCACGGCACCCGCATGGACGATGTCGCCGACGTGGTGGGGCTGAACAAGGCGACGGTCTACCACTACTACGCCAGCAAGTCATTGATCCTCTATGACATTTACCAGCAGGCCGCGGAACGGACGCTGGCGGCTGTCCACGACGACCCGTCGTGGACCGCACGCGAGGCGTTGTACCAGTACACCGTGCGTCTGCTCGACCAGATCGCGGTCAATCCCGAGGGCGCGGCGGTCTACTTCCAGGAG is a genomic window of Mycolicibacter heraklionensis containing:
- a CDS encoding SDR family oxidoreductase, with the protein product MSGVQDRVVVVTGAGGGLGREYALTLAREGACVVVNDLGGARDGTGAGHNMADHVVAEIKEAGGRAVANYDSVADADGAANIIKTAIDEFGKVDGVVSNAGILRDGTFHKMTSENWDAVLQVHLYGGYNVVRAAWPHFREQSYGRVVVATSTSGLFGNFGQANYGAAKLGLVGMINTLAIEGAKYNIKANAIAPIAATRMTEDILPPEVLAKLKPEYVAPVVAYLCTEEVAETGSVFIAGGGKVQRTALFENAGATFENPPSVEEIAAQWSTITDLSAAKSASFSL
- a CDS encoding tyrosine-protein phosphatase, translating into MTSQPNLPGAWNFRDVSQTTGALLPGRLFRSSELSRLEEQGREELRRLGVADVADLRSPREVTRRGPGLVPDGVGIHLLPFPDLAGDQSPDSSAPHEDAFRNMMAEKPDEDSAADVAARYMLEEYERFPTLAGSRRAVQRVVSLLAEGRPVLTHCFAGKDRTGFVVAVVLRAAGVDRDAVIADYLRSNAAVPVLRDRIMEMIRSRPEAEITPEVLTFTEARLSDEVLGVRADYLDAAERSIEENFGSLDGFLRASGVTDADRDGLRGALLG
- a CDS encoding TetR/AcrR family transcriptional regulator, with amino-acid sequence MANGKATPGGSSQSPSRREELLAVATKLFAARGYHGTRMDDVADVVGLNKATVYHYYASKSLILYDIYQQAAERTLAAVHDDPSWTAREALYQYTVRLLDQIAVNPEGAAVYFQEQPYITEWFTEEQVAEVREKEAQVYEHVHGLIDRGIASGEFYPCDSHVLALGYIGMTLGAYRWLRPSGRRSAKEIAAEFSTALLRGLIRDETIRVESPLGV